The proteins below come from a single Vigna radiata var. radiata cultivar VC1973A unplaced genomic scaffold, Vradiata_ver6 scaffold_304, whole genome shotgun sequence genomic window:
- the LOC106754913 gene encoding macrophage migration inhibitory factor homolog has product MPCLHIITNLNLDGVDTNPVFSEVTTAVSTIIGRPEKFVMVILKSSVPILFEGNKEPAAYAEIVSMGGIDSEVKRKLIATIGTILQSKLSIPRTRFFLKVFDTTAFSTKSKM; this is encoded by the exons ATGCCCTGCCTGCACATCATCACCAATCTTAACTTAGATGGAGTTGACACTAACCCTGTCTTTTCTGAAGTCACCACTGCTGTCTCTACTATCATCGGAAGACCTGAAAAG TTTGTGATGGTGATACTGAAATCTTCAGTGCCAATATTATTTGAGGGTAACAAGGAACCAGCAGCATATGCTGAGATAGTTTCAATGGGTGGCATAGATTCAGAAGTGAAGAGGAAGCTCATTGCTACCATTGGAACCATTTTGCAGTCCAAGCTTTCTATCCCAAGAACACGATTTTTCCTCAAAGTCTTTGATACCACTGCATTTTCTACCAAATCCAAAATGTAA
- the LOC106754901 gene encoding F-box/kelch-repeat protein At3g23880: MENNDKGVLCEDMLAEILSRLPIKSLMRFKCLSKYFQSFILDPRLARMHLQKSPKTPNFLLSYRFEGKKISYLVSSPISSLIEDSQHKRSCIVDIIKGSKPHRKKDRVLGSCNGLVCLAKWNKNGIKFNLWNPATKEEFGNLTLAEKDNLYMLGFGYDNSRDSYKVVAIVGNLNTVDKFPYKTLIGGPNDGSCWREIQDFPSIPSSVEGDAVYVNNSLNWLGIPTYDDSDDSADDLDSVITLDGVVIVSLDLETETYTQMLLPRELKGLFIGYFSCCTVHILHCNEAPLIGVLGGCLSVFVHDRETQHFSIWQMKEFGNQRSWTLLMNTSLKDLEFCTDDPLSILLPLCMVENDRDIVIIHSSFQYCVKQTIVYNLSDKTVTFRNMTPNLLWIYPFQYVESLVSPYCIN; the protein is encoded by the exons ATGGAAAACAATGATAAAG GTGTGTTGTGTGAAGATATGTTGGCTGAAATTCTGTCAAGGCTTCCAATAAAATCTCTAATGCGATTCAAGTGCCTGAGCAAGTACTTTCAATCTTTCATATTGGATCCACGATTGGCGAGAATGCATCTTCAAAAGTCGCCCAAAACCCCCAATTTCTTGTTAAGTTACCGATTCGAAGGTAAAAAAATTTCCTATCTCGTTTCCTCACCGATCAGTTCTTTGATTGAAGATTCACAACATAAACGATCATGCATTGTTGATATTATCAAGGGATCTAAGCCTCATAGGAAAAAGGATCGGGTTCTTGGTTCATGCAATGGCTTGGTCTGTTTGGCTAAATGGAACAAAAATGGAATCAAGTTTAACTTATGGAACCCCgcaacaaaagaagaatttGGAAACCTAACACTTGCTGAGAAAGACAACCTTTACATGTTAGGGTTCGGCTACGATAATTCAAGAGATAGCTACAAAGTGGTAGCAATAGTTGGCAATCTGAATACCGTAGATAAGTTTCCTTATAAAACCTTAATTGGCGGCCCGAATGACGGAAGTTGTTGGAGAGAAATTCAAGATTTTCCTTCTATTCCTAGTTCAGTGGAAGGTGATGCAGTATACGTAAACAACAGTCTTAACTGGTTAGGGATACCAACTTATGATGACTCTGATGACTCTGCTGATGATCTGGACTCTGTTATTACATTAGATGGAGTGGTGATTGTTTCGCTTGATCTTGAGACAGAGACATACACACAGATGTTGCTTCCTCGAGAACTTAAGGGTCTGTTTATAGGATATTTCAGCTGCTGTACTGTTCATATACTCCATTGCAATGAAGCTCCATTGATTGGGGTTTTGGGTGGATGTTTAAGTGTTTTTGTTCATGACCGCGAGACACAACATTTCAGCATATGGCAGATGAAGGAGTTTGGGAATCAAAGATCTTGGACTCTTTTGATGAACACATCTCTAAAAGATCTTGAATTTTGCACCGACGACCCACTAAGCATCTTGCTACCTCTGTGCATGGTTGAGAATGATCGTGACATCGTCATCATTCACAGTTCATTTCAATACTGTGTGAAGCAAACAATAGTTTATAATCTGAGCGACAAGACAGTGACTTTCAGAAATATGACTCCCAACTTACTTTGGATCTATCCTTTTCAGTATGTTGAAAGCTTGGTTTCCCCCTATTGCATAAATTAG
- the LOC106754911 gene encoding macrophage migration inhibitory factor homolog isoform X2, giving the protein MPCLNLSTNVNLDGVDTSSILSEATSTVASIIGKPEAYVMIVLKGSVPISFGGNEQPAAYGELVSIGGLNPDVNKKLSAAIAAILETKLSVPKSRYFLKFYDTKGSNLGWNGSTF; this is encoded by the exons ATGCCGTGCCTCAACCTCTCCACCAACGTCAACCTCGACGGCGTCGATACCTCTTCCATTCTCTCCGAAGCCACCTCAACCGTCGCCAGCATCATTGGCAAACCCGAAGCC TATGTGATGATTGTATTGAAAGGATCAGTACCTATATCTTTCGGTGGAAATGAGCAGCCAGCGGCTTATGGTGAATTGGTGTCCATTGGTGGCCTGAACCCTGATGTCAACAAGAAACTCAGTGCCGCCATTGCTGCAATTCTTGAAACCAAATTGTCTGTTCCAAAGTCGCGATACTTCTTGAAGTTTTACGACACTAAG GGTTCCAACCTTGGATGGAATGGATCTACTTTCTGA
- the LOC106754900 gene encoding F-box/kelch-repeat protein At3g23880-like: MERKMLCEDMLLEILSWLPIKSLMRFMCVSKHLQSLILHPRFVTMHLENSRKKTSFLSSYSNEGKSSSYVFPSTIGSLVEEDSEEPYIDSDSVHESDSERKKYRVLGSCNGLVCLTNGEEQGSITFDFWNPATTEIYENPHSPLKLDEKEYAAMLGFGYDNSTHTYKLVVIVGPQNFEEYQAFRSIIFSMNEEIRWREIEEFPADPTTVEGDGIYIYNSLNWLGIYYTEYDEDGTDIPFDYVAIVSLDLETETYTEMLLPDQLHGVFVGNFCFPGEQLHCNEAPLIGVLNGCLSLFLHNRNTKYLSIWQMKEFGNQRSWTLLLNTSLQDLGFCTRRVPTNFSYDYHLWRVSIGRNQHFCCSYSIFIPLCIIENDREIVILHNSFQGCVVQTIIYNLIEKRVTYRTMCDNLRWIYPMDYVESLVSPELLPKEPNGTVSLQ, encoded by the coding sequence ATGGAGAGAAAGATGTTGTGTGAAGATATGTTGCTAGAAATTCTGTCATGGCTTCCAATTAAATCTCTAATGCGATTCATGTGCGTGAGCAAGCACTTACAATCTCTCATCTTGCATCCTCGTTTTGTGACAATGCATCTTGAAAATTCACGAAAAAAGACGAGTTTCTTGTCGAGTTACTCAAACGAAGGTAAAAGCTCTAGTTATGTCTTTCCCTCAACTATCGGTTCTTTGGTTGAAGAAGATTCAGAAGAACCCTACATTGATTCTGATAGTGTCCATGAATCTGATTCTGAGAGGAAAAAGTATCGGGTTCTTGGTTCATGCAATGGCTTGGTCTGTTTGACTAATGGGGAAGAACAGGGATCAATCACGTTTGACTTTTGGAACCCCGCCACAACAGAAATATATGAAAACCCGCATTCTCCATTAAAACTTGACGAGAAAGAGTATGCTGCTATGTTAGGGTTTGGCTATGATAACTCAACGCATACCTACAAACTGGTTGTAATAGTTGGCCCTCAAAATTTCGAAGAATATCAAGCTTTTAGATCTATAATTTTCAGCATGAATGAGGAGATTCGATGGAgagaaattgaagaatttccTGCTGATCCTACTACGGTGGAAGGTgatggaatatatatatacaatagtCTTAACTGGTTAGGGATATATTATACGGAGTATGACGAAGATGGCACTGATATTCCATTCGATTACGTGGCGATCGTTTCGCTTGATCTTGAGACTGAGACGTACACAGAGATGTTGCTTCCTGACCAACTTCATGGGGTGTTCGTAGGAAATTTCTGCTTTCCTGGTGAACAGCTTCATTGCAATGAAGCTCCACTTATTGGAGTTTTGAATGGTTGTTTAAGTCTTTTTCTTCATAACCGCAACACAAAATATCTAAGCATATGGCAGATGAAGGAGTTTGGGAATCAAAGATCTTGGACTCTCTTGTTGAACACATCTCTTCAAGATCTTGGATTTTGCACCAGACGAGTACCTACCAATTTCAGTTACGATTATCACCTATGGAGGGTTTCAATAGGAAGAAATCAACATTTCTGTTGTAGTTATAGCATTTTTATACCTCTGTGCATCATTGAGAATGATCGTGAAATCGTGATCCTTCACAATTCATTTCAAGGTTGTGTGGTgcaaacaataatttataatctgATAGAAAAGAGAGTGACTTACAGAACGATGTGTGACAACTTACGTTGGATCTATCCTATGGATTATGTTGAAAGCTTGGTTTCCCCTGAGTTGCTTCCTAAGGAACCTAATGGAACGGTTTCGTTGCAATGA
- the LOC106754911 gene encoding macrophage migration inhibitory factor homolog isoform X1: MPCLNLSTNVNLDGVDTSSILSEATSTVASIIGKPEAYVMIVLKGSVPISFGGNEQPAAYGELVSIGGLNPDVNKKLSAAIAAILETKLSVPKSRYFLKFYDTKAHQSQEYAQCLHALHQH, translated from the exons ATGCCGTGCCTCAACCTCTCCACCAACGTCAACCTCGACGGCGTCGATACCTCTTCCATTCTCTCCGAAGCCACCTCAACCGTCGCCAGCATCATTGGCAAACCCGAAGCC TATGTGATGATTGTATTGAAAGGATCAGTACCTATATCTTTCGGTGGAAATGAGCAGCCAGCGGCTTATGGTGAATTGGTGTCCATTGGTGGCCTGAACCCTGATGTCAACAAGAAACTCAGTGCCGCCATTGCTGCAATTCTTGAAACCAAATTGTCTGTTCCAAAGTCGCGATACTTCTTGAAGTTTTACGACACTAAG GCCCATCAGAGTCAAGAATATGCACAATGTTTGCATGCTTTACACCAGCACTAG
- the LOC106754902 gene encoding PRA1 family protein B4-like encodes MAAPTPTPQVLPVSNPQSTITTTSTTVEQQPPQPAVRTIISYFSDSLRHSLSHRRPWPELTDRSALAKPMSFSEATLRVRHNVSYFRVNYYVVVSLILAVSLLTSPFSLVLLLSLLASWLFLYLLRPTDRPLRLFGRTFTDFETLSLLAAASFFLLFLTPLGSLLVTAFTVSIALVAAHAAFRVPEDLFLDDRDSTQPAGFLSILRAAVNAPPVPPPVPSRG; translated from the coding sequence ATGGCCGCTCCAACGCCTACCCCACAGGTTCTCCCCGTCTCAAATCCTCAATCCACCATCACTACCACCTCCACCACCGTGGAACAGCAACCACCGCAACCCGCAGTCCGCACCATCATATCCTACTTCTCGGACTCCCTCCGTCACAGCCTCTCGCATCGTCGTCCCTGGCCGGAGCTCACGGACCGCTCGGCGCTAGCGAAACCGATGTCATTTTCGGAGGCGACGCTGCGCGTGCGACACAACGTCTCGTACTTCCGCGTCAACTACTACGTGGTGGTTTCGCTGATCCTGGCGGTGTCGCTCCTAACCAGCCCCTTCTCCCTGGTGCTCCTCCTCTCCCTCCTCGCCTCCTGGCTCTTCCTCTATCTCCTCCGCCCCACCGACCGCCCTCTCCGCCTCTTTGGCCGTACCTTCACGGATTTCGAGACACTCTCTCTTCTCGCCGCCGcttccttcttcctcctcttcctgACCCCCCTCGGCTCCCTCCTCGTTACCGCCTTCACTGTCTCCATCGCCCTCGTGGCAGCCCACGCGGCATTTAGAGTTCCGGAGGACCTCTTCCTCGACGACCGTGACTCCACCCAGCCGGCCGGCTTCCTTTCCATTCTCCGCGCCGCTGTCAACGCCCCACCCGTCCCCCCACCCGTCCCCAGCCGCGGCTGA